The window AGGAGGTCCAGTTCGACCTTCTCGTTGGGGGCGTGCCAGCCGTCGGAGGGGACGGAGATGCCCAGGAAGAGCACGGGGGCACCGAGGACTTCCTGGAGGTCGGCGGCGGGTCCGGAGCCGCCCTCGCGGGTGAAGCGGACCGGCTTCTCGAAGGCGCGGCCCATGGCACGGACCACGGACTGCAGGGCGGGGTGGTCGAGCGGCGTCAGGCACGGGCGCGTGGCCGCGCCGAAGACGATCTCGTGGCGGATGCCGGCGGGCACCTGCTCGGCCGCCCAGTCGCGGACGGCCTTCTCGATGTGGTCGGGGTCCTGGCCGGCGACCAGCCGGAAGGACAGCTTCACCATGGCCGAGGACGGGATGATCGTCTTGCCGCCGGGACCCTGGTAGCCGCCGCCGATGCCGTTGACCTCGGCGGTCGGGCGGGCCCAGATCCGCTCCAGCGTGGTGTGCCCGGCCTCGCCGTGGGCGGCGCGGGACTTGGCGGTGCGCAGCCAGCGCTCCTCGTCGAAGGGCAGCTCGGCGAAGAGTTCGCGCTCGCGGTCGGTCAGCTCGACGATGCCGTCGTAGAAGCCGGGGACCGCCACGCGCGCGTGCTCGTCGTGGAGGGCGGCCACCAGGCGGGCGGCGGCGGTGGCCGGGTTGGGCACGGCGCCGCCGAAGGAGCCCGAGTGGATGTCCTGGTCGGGGCCGTACAGGCGGATCTCGCAGTCGGCGAGGCCGCGCATGCCGGTGCAGACGGTGGGGGTGTCCTCGGACCACATGCCGGTGTCGGAGACGATCACGGCGTCGGCGGCGAGCAGCGCCGCCCGCTCCTCGACGAGTGCCCTGAAGTGCGCGGAGCCGGACTCCTCCTCGCCCTCGACCAGCAGCTTCAGGTTGACCGCGGGGGCGGTGCGGCCGGTGGCGGCGAGGTGGGCGCGGACGCCGAGTGTGTGGAAGAACACCTGCCCCTTGTCGTCGGCCGCCCCGCGCGCGTAGAGGCGGTTCTCCCGGACGACCGGTTCGAAGGGGTCGCTGTCCCAGCCGTCCTCGACGGCGGCGGGCTGGACGTCGTGGTGGCCGTAGACGAGGACGGTGGGCGCCTCGGGGTCGTCCGAGGGCCACTCGGCGAAGACGGCCGGGGCGCCCGCGGTCTCCCAGACCTCGGCGGTCGGGAAGCCCGTCTCCCTGAGTTTGCCGGCGAGCCAGTCGGCGCTGCGCCGCACGTCGGGCGCGTGGTCGGGCTGGGCCGACACGGACGGGATGCGCAGCCACGCGGCGAGATCGTCGAGGAAGGCGGCGCGGTGCTGCTCGATGTACGTGCGGACGGCGCTGTCCGGGGTCTGGCTCATGCTCACGAGCCTATCGGCCTTCACGGGCGTCCTCGGCGGGCGGTACGTCACACTCGGGACGCCCGCGTGCCGCGCCCCGGGGTCCTTCGGCGGCCGCCGGGCCGTCGTCAGGTGCCGCCCGTGAGCAGCCGCTCCAGGGCGGCCCGGTCCGGCAGGCCCGTGGGCCGTACGACCTCGCCGGTGCGCACGTACAGGAAGGCGACCGTGACGGACTCGGGCGGTACGCCCTGCTGCTCGGCCCAGGCCAGCCGGTAGATGGCGAGCTGGAGCGGGTCCGCCGAGCGGGTGCGGCTGGTCTTCCAGTCCACGATCTCGTACGTCGCCCCGTCGCCGTCCCCGTTGCGGTAGACGGCGTCGATGCGGCCCCGTACGACGCGGCCGGCGAGGCCGAGCTGGAAGGGCGCCTCGACCCGGTAGGGGGTGCGCCGGGCGTACTCGGTGCGCTCGAAGGCTTCCTTCAGGGCCTCCAGGTCGCGTTCGTCGGCGATCTCGGCGTCGCTGCCGGGCAGCTCCTCCGGTTCGAGCAGGGGCAGCGTCAACTCCTCGAAGCGGGCTTCGACCCAGGCGTGGAACCGGGTGCCCCGGCGCGCGGCCGGTTGTGGGGGGCGCGGCATGGGGCGCGCGAGTTCCTGCGCGAGCCCGTCCGGGTCCTCGGCGAGCCGCATCAGCTGGGACGCGGTCAGCGTGACCGGCAGGGGGACGTCCGTGACGGTCCGCCGGGCGCGCAGCAGCTCCCCGGTGAGTGCGCCGAGGTCGCGGTCCCAGGAGGCGATGGCTCGGGCCTCCTCCGGAGTGAGGGAAGTGCGGGGCCGCGCTTCGGTGCGCCGGGGGCCGTCCAGGCCGTCCTGCGGCGCGGTGGCCTGGTGGGGGACGGTCGGCCGCTCGGCGCTCTCTTCCTCCGGGGCGAGGTCGTCCGCGGCGGGCTGTTCCGCGGCGGGGGCGTCCGCCGCGTACGGCTCCGCACCGAAGGGGTCCTCGTCGTAGGGGAGGTCACCGTCGTACGGGACGTCCTCGTCGTACGGCTGGTCGTCGTACGGCTCCTCGTACGGGTCCTCGCCGTAGGGGTCGTCGTCCGGTGGTGCGGGCCAGTCCGGGTCGTCGACCGCGGCGGGGTCATGGGCGGCGGGCGGCCGGTCGTCGCCCTGGGCGGCGAGGGCGTCGAGGTGGGCGAGGACGGTGTCGGCGGCCGCGCGGCGGCGGGCCAGCGCGGCGTCGTCCAGCGGGAGCGGCCACACCTGGTCGGCGGCGGCCGTGTGCAGGGCCGGGTTCTCCTCGTCCTCGGCGGGTTCCTCGGCCCACGCCTCGATCTCGCCGTACCCGGCGGCGCAGTGGTCGTACAGCGCCTGGAGGAAGTCGGAGGGACCGCGCGGCTTCTTCTGGCTGGGGCCCCACCAGTGGCCGGAGCCGAGCAGCAGCGAGCGGGGGCGGGTGAAGGTGACGTAGCCGAGGCGCAGCTCCTCGGTGTGCTGGTGCTCCTTCATGGCCTCGTGGAAGGCCTTCATGCCGCGCGAGTCCCAGGAGTCGATGTCGGGAAGGGTGTCGGTGTCGCCGCGCAGGGCGTGCGGCAGCACCTTGGCCTGCGCGGTCCACTTCTCGCGGCCCTGTGCGCTGGGGAACGTGCCTTTCACCAGTCCGGGGACGGCGACGACGTCCCACTCCAGGCCCTTGGACTTGTGCGCGGTGAGCACCTTGACGGTGTTCTCGCCGCCGGGCAGGGCGTTGTCCAGGCC of the Streptomyces sp. 1222.5 genome contains:
- a CDS encoding dipeptidase; translation: MSQTPDSAVRTYIEQHRAAFLDDLAAWLRIPSVSAQPDHAPDVRRSADWLAGKLRETGFPTAEVWETAGAPAVFAEWPSDDPEAPTVLVYGHHDVQPAAVEDGWDSDPFEPVVRENRLYARGAADDKGQVFFHTLGVRAHLAATGRTAPAVNLKLLVEGEEESGSAHFRALVEERAALLAADAVIVSDTGMWSEDTPTVCTGMRGLADCEIRLYGPDQDIHSGSFGGAVPNPATAAARLVAALHDEHARVAVPGFYDGIVELTDRERELFAELPFDEERWLRTAKSRAAHGEAGHTTLERIWARPTAEVNGIGGGYQGPGGKTIIPSSAMVKLSFRLVAGQDPDHIEKAVRDWAAEQVPAGIRHEIVFGAATRPCLTPLDHPALQSVVRAMGRAFEKPVRFTREGGSGPAADLQEVLGAPVLFLGISVPSDGWHAPNEKVELDLLLKGVETSAYLWGDLAAHWSRTP